In Zingiber officinale cultivar Zhangliang chromosome 1A, Zo_v1.1, whole genome shotgun sequence, the DNA window CTCATCCGTCATGTTTCCACCCACTTGGCATTCTCCCGAGTGCTCGATCGACATTTCTTCAATTCTCGCTCATCACTACTCGGTCTTTCACTATGTTCCGTCTATACGCACGCTCGACATTCTTCCGTTCGCTTGGCATTTGATGGGTACAATTCGGTCGTTCGATCAAATTCTTTCAATCGACCTTCCAGACTCTAGCCTGAGAGCGATTTATAAGAGAGCAAGACTTGCAtggccaacgacctctcggtcgggcacAATGACTAGTCAGTCGAGTTCTCTCCCTGATCAAGTGTTGGTCTCACTTGCCACTCTATTCGACACTCATTGCCTGGTTGACATTCCTCTCATTCATCGTTTGTGCCTCACTCGCCACTCTGTCCGACATTCATCGTTCGTGTCTCACTTGCCACTCACGTCTCACTCATCGCTTTACACTGCATTCGTCGCCCGACCGACACCTATTTTTACTTCTTGCTTGGCATTTGTATAATCGCTCAATCTCTGCGTAGCATCACCCCACCGTCTTCTCGATATCACTCAGTCTCTCTCGGCATTCGATCGATCGCTTACTTGGCATATATGCTTGGCATTAGTTCTTATGTTGATCCACTCGACATTCCTTACATCGCTCAGCTTGGCACACCTTTATTCGATCAATATCCCTTAAGCATCCGCTAGCTCACCTACTCGGTTTTCCATTCCTTCTTTAGCTCGGCATCCCACTTGTCACTTGGTTGGCAATCGTTTGACTTATTGCTCGGTCGGTGTTACTTTTGTCGCTCTCTCGGCATCGTCATTACTCGTAGGGTGTTGTTCTCGTTGTTCGTTCAACATTTGCCCAATTGCTCGCACGACATTTGCCCTATCTCTCGCTTGACATTCACTCGATCGCATGCTTGACATCCGCTCAGCATTGTTTTTCACCGCTCAGTCAGCACTTATTTTTCACGTCACTCTGCCCAGCACTTGTCGTTCGTCGCTAGTCGTTTAATGTTATATGACAGGCTCAGCGATCTGACGCTGCATTCAGGAGCGATTCTACTTTACATTAGGTTTGgtctagtcagttggacttgCATCACCTTCGACTACACTTGAAGGGGAGGTTTGTGATGTGGCCAGTAGAGATGGGAGGGGAATTTTTGTCATTTTACTGTAGCAGCCTTTTTTAGGGAACTGTAGACCCGTGAAAGGGGGGGTTGATTTTTGGGGCTTCGTAGGGCTTCTCCgccaccaccacaaagagggGAGGGAGTGAGCTTCTTCTTATCTCGTCGCCACCAGTGACTGATGCCCGCCAGTGACGATCGCCTCCAAGCCGCCTCCCCCCTTCTCCATGTCGATGCTGTTAAGGTTGCCGACGCCGCCGCGCTGCCGCCCTCCTAATGTCGTTGGGCTCTTGCTCACGCCATTTCTTCCTCATCTCCCTCGCAGGACACCGCCACCGTCAGATGTAAAGAAGAGGATGGTAGAGCCTCTCCTCTTCTCCCCCAGACGCGTTCACGTCGGAAACGCCATTGCCACCTCTCCCATGATCTCTGACACCATCGTGACACCCCTCTCTCACACTCTCTCGCCATCGTTGCCCACGGGTGTACACTGTTGGAGCATCGCCTCTGGCTCCAACCATCATCGAGGCCAACTGCCCCTTTTCTTCCTCCACGCGTTGCTTCCGTTGCTGACACTACCTCGCTGCTCTCCCCCTATCCAGCGCTACTTCCCTCTCTCTCACACCCACTGGCAGCCCATACGCCTTCTCCCTCTTCACGCCACTACCGGCCGACACTGCCTCCAGCGGCCGACGCGGCTCACAAACGGTCGACGTCACCTACAATCGGGTGATATCGTCTTCAGTGGCTAACGTTGTCCTCAGAACAGTCCTTGTTATCGCAAGCCCCTCCGATCCATCTGACCATACATGTCTGGTGACGATCCAGCATTCACCCCTTTGATCTAGCTTATCTCCGGCCTTTAAGCTAATATTTTGTTTCAGCCATCAAGTCATTGACGTGTTCCGGCCTTCGAGCCGATGTTGTGTTCTAGCCTTCATGTTTCGACCTTCGTGCCATTATTGTATGCCAGCCTGCGTGCCGATATCATATCTCAGCCTGTGTGCCAATGTCATATCCCAGCCTACATGTCGATGTCATATCCCGGCCTACGTGTCGATGTCATATCCCGACCTATATGTCGTCTTTGGGATCCAGGTCGCGCTCGACTAGGTGCCGTCAGATCCATCTCTTCATCCTGCTTAGAGCCATCTACTCTTCTTGGTCACGATAACCCAAGCAACGTCCCGACTAACTCACCGATCCATCAAAGGGTGCCccaggccagggtacgttctccatTCTTATTCTATACACATTTCATTACTCTACTATTTGTTATGTTCCTTATATATTTGTTGGATTTGCTTCGAACATCGAGGTACTAGGGACTGGGGCAATTCGGTCGCTAGTTGCAGGTAGTGTTGATGAGAGGACTTCTGActacttggtcaacatagaaggcATCTCAGCATACCCTCTTGTGGGCCATCGCGATTCATTCAACATTCCAGCTACATCAACTCGCTAGTCCCtctgactcagctttcggacaggatcatactcGATCTCCTCTTCCGACAGTTTCGGAAGAGACATTTAGTGAATTATCCGTCATTAGATCTGCgtgacctgggtcttggagtaggagtcattgaaAACTCCGAATCAAATAAAAACCGCTTGCGTTCACGTCTTTTACTTGCTTTTCACTTTTGTCTTTTCCGCTCTACCTTtactttaatttcaaataaaaaaaataagctcTTGAAAACCATGTGATTTATCCCCTCTCTCTCTCACGTATGACTCATCCAACATAAGGTAATCATCAATCAACAAATTTTAATCACCTaacgtgataaaattaatattagtcataaactataaaccactataaacCGATTAttatgtaattcaatctcttcgtCTAAGCCTACATCCTAATTAATTTGGTACATTATGCATAAttactaaattaattattttacatgattttcaagatataatagactactcttgaatgataaattatTCCTCTCGTGGCTATGGATTTCGAGTCACTAATATTTTTATCAAGTGatcaggatgttaactcctaatccaagagagagATGAATCTattattgactcaacactattctctctacgctttaCCATACACCCAACTAttgtattaatcacaatccgattaaagactgctgATTCGGCGAtgagaacaggggaccctcgttgtaaggggtcaacgccacgtggaagtcaaagagccgGGCGGTCCATCGAAGAAGGTCGGACCAGCTAGGCCGACCGGGAGAAGGGGTCTGATTGACCGGGCGGTCGCCCGGTGTttagccgatggcaaaaggcacccctatggaagtcggggttccagcgctcattgagcaagatcgtagggccgagcggacggcacgctcggccgaaggcatgaagcatactgctaacagtcgccacaaaacacattaccgataatttcccaagtggaccatcatatatgaccggtcggacggaaggcggacgtgggccggtcggatgcccggcaggagttcggggaaagagacaagggacatcttctgacagctggcatgcttcgtgatatggtcatactccaaatcacgcgacaaggggttccgttgtcccatcgaggacatgcttggactgtagcagtatgggtcaggtaagctcactgacaagcccttactggggtatgagctacggacacgtgtacacctcgatatgtgtgcactcgcttctccgctgtcCTATATAAaagccctcatccttcgccggaggtacgcattctgatatttcgagagccacttgccaccgcttgcttgcctgacttgagcgtcggagggtcgccgccgggaaccccttcccggcccgacttctgtgcaggttcgccgaaacttcgtgcaaccagtcgaagatccacaccaGCAACCGGGgagtgccacgtgcccaacgcccgttgattcagcattcggacaggatcaactgcTTTTAACAGCGTCAAAGCACAGAACTCCacacatagaataaatgaaggtttcAAGTCAAAATATCAATTATATTCGTTCATAAGATGAatgaccaatgatgcttaatatgtggtttCCTCTTAAGCGGGTCATGTCCAGTATACCTCTAAATTCAAGGCACCCCAAAGTAAACTTGGATATCTATCCcttggtctatctcgacctagtcatactcagcgttgatctagatatccatacTTCCTCTatatatctatccgatcaaggtcTGTTTCCATATTAATATACTCATTAATATGTaggattttattattaattatatatgtacagaaaattaaataattaataataaatatttacctTTACGAAATAATTATTCATAAAATACATAAGGAATATCTTGACACATAAGTGCACACATTAATAATATCATAACCGACCTAATAGGTCGGTGGTCGTTATGCCTGccttactctgatatctgcaACAATAAACATCCGTTCAGAGGATGATGTGAGGCAATGGGCATACTAGAAATCCTGTTCGGGCAACCATATGAAACCAAGTGTCTCTGGCTGGCGATTTCTCTGGCTGGGCCGCATGCACAAAGGAGCTTATGAGACTAAGCACCTTAGGTCAGGCCAGATCTTTATTTGGTCGGGTGTGTATCTATGAATATCAAGGAGCCGATGTTGATCCTTCATAGAGCCGGTCTACTatgagacaagttgaattttccgTCCGGCCTATAAGGCCGGCCGCCTTAACACTCGATCGACTATTTAAATGATTGAATATGTTATCTTTTTAGCCAAAGCACTAGACTTCTTATGTTCGACTGCCTTTAAGGGCCGGTCAGCTTTTTTTGCTCGGCTAATAACTTGGTCGGGCTAAGTTCGAGAGCCTTGATATTAGGTGAGCATAAGAGCTAGATGGGAAATGAACTGCCATATCATTCTAACTTTGACTCAATCCTCGTAATTTTAACCGTCACGTCGTCTCTGAAGTCCGTCCGTCACGATCGTACGAGTCTCTATAGATTTCCCACTTCCTCGTGAATCCCCACAACACATAAGCTTgagtctaattaattaattaattaattatagtgCGTAGTCTACCATGGCAACATCAACCAACGCCGTGCTCtgtttcctcctcctcctcctcctcctcctcctccctctgTCCAATAACGCCGCAACCATCGAGATCGTCAACAGCTGCTCCTTCACTGTCTGGGCCGCATGGGCCTCCACCAGCCCCAAGACAGGCGGCGGTAACCAGCTCAACCCGGGTCAGACCTGGACCATCAACGTCACCGCCGGCACCGACCTCGGCCGGATCTGGGCCCGCACCGGGTGCTCCTTCGACAGAAGCGGCCGCGGTAACTGCCAGACCGGCGACTGCGGCGGGGTGCTGCAGTGCCAGGACTACGGCCGGCCGCCCAATACCCTCGCCGAATTCTCCCTCAACCAGTTCAGCGACCTCGACTACTTCGGCATCTCCAACGTGGAGGGCTACAACGTGGGGATAGCCTTCAGCCCCACCAGCGGCGGGTGCGGAGGGGTCCGGTGCTCCGCCAACATCGTGGGGGAGTGCCCGGCGGAGCTGAGGGCGCCGGGGGGCTGCAACAACCCCTGCACCGTCTTCGGGACGCCCCACTACTGCTGCACCGATGGAACTTGTGGGCCCACGGTTTATTCAAGGTTCTTTAAGACGCGGTGCCCCGACGCCTATAGCTACCCGCAGGCCTACAGCTACCCGCAGCACGACGAGACCAGCACGGTCATCTGCCCCAGCGGGCACAACTACAAGGTCACCTTCTGCcccattaataattttataatttgcaTACAATTAAACCGCACCGATTTGGGCTCGTCGAAATCGTGGTCAGTTGGCGGATATTAAAATTAGTAAACAACTTTTCACAAACTTGTTAGTAACTTAGATAAAGTTGGGCATGTTCATTGAATGATGGACTGAACCTCATTTATTAAATAGATAGAGTTTAATTCATCCCATCAATAAATATACAAGATCTCTTATCCAGAAGATTCTGGATCAAAGGATCTGGGCTCGATAAAGTTCTATTATAACTTTTTTTTTCCAGTTTTATatgtaaatatataaaaatatggcGTGCTTTATAAATCTTATGCATTTTAACATTTAAATTTTGAGTGATATTGAATTTAACATTCATAAAGTTGGTTATCAATAGAATACATTTACGTAGTACTTTATGTAAAAAATTTAGTGAGATGTAAATCAATAGGGATCTTCTGGTCCGCAAATTATAGATCAGGAGATGGTCCACTGATGaagacccttgatttggataaACCCCACCTATTTAAAGATAAAGTTCATCCAAATCAAGAGTTCTCATGTAATGGACCATCCCCTGATCTGTAAATTTACAGACTAGAGGATCTACTCTCGATGTAAATATGTATTATGTTGGGAGTATTTGGATTCAAGTCCCTTTGACGTCTTGATTAATGTTAAGATGTAAATCTGTATATGCCCTCTGATGCTTCAGCTCTTCTTAGAACTAGTGGGATAAAAGTGTCATCTTGATAAACTACTTGTCTTTTATCATAACACCTACATATAGATCAATACTTTCCGAGTTGCTACAGAACTTCTCAGGTCGAAACCTATGAATCACTTGCTTATTCCAACTCAATACCCATCAAACTGTTCTACAGCTTCTTCTTACTCGATCTTTTTGATGCATAATCTCTTAGCCTGCCGAGAATCAGCCTTTCACACTTCCGCAGCACAAGAGAATGGTACGCCTTCCTCTCTTTCATATCACAGCATCTTTCAATCTTTTTGGTATCTTCCTCTACCGAGCTACTTCCATACAAACTTTCCCTCAGATCAGCAAGTGAACTTAGTGCGAAACAAACGTTGTCTGATACCAGTAGCTCCTTGATATCTCCAGATGTTTCCTGATCCATTTTCATGCGTTTATTGCTTGTGGCCTTGACTAATTTGACAATGGCAGTGGACTCATCCAGATTAGCTAATGCATCGGACATATATCCCAGTTTTTCATAATCCTCCTCTTGTAAAAAAATTATGTAAAGTAGGACGAGAAGCTCCAATTCTGGTTCTCCATCGCATGAAATCTCAAAGTATTCACAGTGTTGATTGGCAGAACCTAAGTAATTTAGCTTTCTCCAGCATGAAACCCTTGCTCTACAATAGCGACCAGAGAAGGCCGAGGAACACCATCTGACTACCAGTGCCAGATCAATGTTCACAATGTCGAATTGGTTGTCGGGTTCGGTGAAACCATATCTGTAAAGAAGAGCAGCATTGCCGATGATGCCGTAAGTGTTGAACACCTGAGGAAAACAGGTTATGCCAATTAGTTGCTCAAAGAAATTGGTACATTTATTACCAACAAATTCTTAATAAACAGCGGGTGAGACAAGAAAACGAGATGAAAAATAGGCAAATTATTAAATCACGTAGAATAGTTTCCGAAATACCTAAATCACGtactctaaatttaaaaataccAAATCATGTACCCAAATCCATTTTTACCCCTCCGAATCGATTGCTTCAGTATAACAATAAATTTGGATACAGTTAATTTGTCCGGAATCAATTGCTACAATAATATCCTGAAAAAAATTCAATTTGTGTATATTGggtgtcaaattgatgtttgaaacCATAGATATAAAcaggagaactagatgaacacataaTACCTGATTTCACATCATTCCAAGCTCTTTAGATCCATTAGTCGATTTTAAGCGAAATTGATTGATGAATCTAGAGGATTCAGAATGACATGGAACCAGATTCTATGTGTTCATTCGTTCTCTTAATTATATCTATATCCTCAAACAAAAATTCGATATACCGTATTGAGAGCAGCAAATTTTTAATTATAGaaggttttttaattaaaaaaaaaataatcaattgcAATTGTTCATTGTTACAAAAACATTCCGAATCAATTGCTACAGTGAATCACAAAAATGAAATTGGATACATGATTTAGTAATTTTGAGACTATGGTACATGAATTGGATATTTCGAAAACTTTTCTTACATGGTTCAGTGATTTGTCGATGCAAAATCAAGGTTAAACTGAAGGTGTGGAAGACCTTATAACATATTCCAGCAATGACagaactgtttttttttttttgtttccctgCAAATTTTATTTTTGCATCTACACAGTATCCATGAACTGACAACATAGCCAACGAAATCTGCAGAGCAATTTAAATTACAAAAGAAAATTCTCAAGCAGAAAGAACAATTCCCATTTAGTATACAAGCACAAGCATAAAACCATAGAAATGGGGAGTAGACAGATTCTAATTTTATCACTTAATTGGCTTATTTTCCCAAGTATTACATATTGAAGGATTGAGGAATAAGCTGCAATGGTTTTTTTACTGTCAACGAATGCCACTGTTTACTCTTTAAGTGTGTGGGCTAACTATTGAGGTGCCATATTCTTGATATATGAACAAGAGGGCAGTTGAGCAGTTTGATTTCAAGGATGATTGGTAacagaaaatcaaaataaaatagattCAGCACAAATTGGCAGAGTGCAGTGTTCATTTCCACAACATTAACATTTAACTAAATCTAGCAGGCCATATGATTGAAGGTACCAGAAACAAGAAATATTTTTGTCAACAAAGTGATGGACACCAAATATGAATGAGGATGAAAAAAAGTGAAATATTGAAAGAAATCAGGAGCCCTATATCATGCCAACACTAGAACATTAAAATGGGGATCTGTATATTCATAATGTAATAACAAGTGAATTGGCTAATCTTGGGCAAATGAGGATGAAAGTAATAAGGAAGTCATGAACTAAAGTTGGAGATCTCATggcgaaaaaatattttgaacaaAAACATATGTAAATGATCAATTCTAGGATACATGACCCAGCCCTGATCCACCGACAAAGAACAAAATAATCTGGAATAATATCATAATGGATTTTACCAAGCTTTAAAATTCACCAAAAAAAAATTGCTTTACCAAGCATAAGTTGCATGTAttcagaaaaagaaagaaaaattataaaCCAGAATGCCAACCTCACATCCTGCCTCAGCATATTTAACAATAATCATTTCAAGATTAGTATCATCTTTTCCtgagcaaaaaaaaaatatcactcagttaaattattaataaaaatgcTTCCTGTTTCATGTAAAAGTTGGAGTTaaaattcatcaaaacctgaagaTCTAGTATTTGAATTCGCGATTGATGATTCACCATCATGAGACTCATAACTGATATCACTATCTCCATCATCATCTGAGCTAGATGAAGAAGTTACTGAGGTAAAATGGACATGTTCAGCTCCTGTTTTGTGATTGAAGCTGAAATACATTTTAACTCAGCCAAAGAAAGATTTCAG includes these proteins:
- the LOC122015044 gene encoding protein P21-like; the encoded protein is MATSTNAVLCFLLLLLLLLLPLSNNAATIEIVNSCSFTVWAAWASTSPKTGGGNQLNPGQTWTINVTAGTDLGRIWARTGCSFDRSGRGNCQTGDCGGVLQCQDYGRPPNTLAEFSLNQFSDLDYFGISNVEGYNVGIAFSPTSGGCGGVRCSANIVGECPAELRAPGGCNNPCTVFGTPHYCCTDGTCGPTVYSRFFKTRCPDAYSYPQAYSYPQHDETSTVICPSGHNYKVTFCPINNFIICIQLNRTDLGSSKSWSVGGY
- the LOC122015029 gene encoding uncharacterized protein LOC122015029 isoform X2, which produces MGTFNFCQIENACLSYGACGKSTPFFQERNSTRQTVKEDKSSVYEDWREFIEPLVLSGTWNIDPERFGVEQYFSAKTLVSSRSFQIDSCYGFGMVPLADLFNHKTGAEHVHFTSVTSSSSSDDDGDSDISYESHDGESSIANSNTRSSGKDDTNLEMIIVKYAEAGCEVFNTYGIIGNAALLYRYGFTEPDNQFDIVNIDLALVVRWCSSAFSGRYCRARVSCWRKLNYLGSANQHCEYFEISCDGEPELELLVLLYIIFLQEEDYEKLGYMSDALANLDESTAIVKLVKATSNKRMKMDQETSGDIKELLVSDNVCFALSSLADLRESLYGSSSVEEDTKKIERCCDMKERKAYHSLVLRKCERLILGRLRDYASKRSSKKKL
- the LOC122015029 gene encoding ribosomal lysine N-methyltransferase 3-like isoform X1 → MTRRIRAFKRWMKSHDFDCSDALEIVDDGCVGGGISVRAVCDLKEGDLVATIPKSACLTIQTSGAREMIESAGLAGSLGLAVAVMYERSLGPASPWHGYLQLLPDRECVPLVWSLREVDAFLSGTELHKTVKEDKSSVYEDWREFIEPLVLSGTWNIDPERFGVEQYFSAKTLVSSRSFQIDSCYGFGMVPLADLFNHKTGAEHVHFTSVTSSSSSDDDGDSDISYESHDGESSIANSNTRSSGKDDTNLEMIIVKYAEAGCEVFNTYGIIGNAALLYRYGFTEPDNQFDIVNIDLALVVRWCSSAFSGRYCRARVSCWRKLNYLGSANQHCEYFEISCDGEPELELLVLLYIIFLQEEDYEKLGYMSDALANLDESTAIVKLVKATSNKRMKMDQETSGDIKELLVSDNVCFALSSLADLRESLYGSSSVEEDTKKIERCCDMKERKAYHSLVLRKCERLILGRLRDYASKRSSKKKL